Proteins encoded within one genomic window of Spirulina major PCC 6313:
- a CDS encoding CHAT domain-containing protein translates to MFRVLDDPNILGESNITFEQFLDGNHNLILEATTIDLSKAVGNTDPLNQLTVNGTLINTTINPTQITTHETIQAGDINSQETIHLRSLNADIQTGNLTTPQEVVLEGQHIQTGNIETDTRLSITTPQTLTTGNITAPTIDAIQTQGDLTTGHITTQNDLTLTSNQGDLTTGNITASGQDVNLTAPQNIATGFIDTSHPTTGGNVQIDGGHNVRIDGTFTDRNNTNASISTAGADSSGTIEIRHGGDGVVPFRVGDASVNGSSGAIARGTHDEGAIAPGNDYLYTHRQDQIAIISRPAPPPIPNTQAPTPRQPLNTTTPAPLAGQNPLENLAYLIGSILNAETVITRDRNNSYNFTWEVPDANSENDSTILNASAADPGFSLSSLPSLGISLNPEIGLTSFANNLNSNDLVSDIDQFLEEQYEEYFDDEDKVPVTAASVRQMLQTIEQQTNKRSVVLYALNRPNFLQLLLIVPDGPPISRTVPLVASSTLQRTLSRFRDTVNSTTQSTSYLQPAQQLYDWLIRPYRDTLNNLNIDTLIFSMDAGLRSIPLAALHDGEQFLIEQYSLGMIPSVSLTNSQYEPLHDAQVLAMGASEFRNLTPLPAVPLELETITQARNSGAPFLNEAFTLDALRVNSRDRNRSIIHLATHAQFLPIQANGVNNSYIQFWDQAANFRDLRSLGWHNEPQVELLVLSACETALGDPNAELGFAGLAVQTGVKSALASLWKVSDVGTLGLMASFYEHLNDPEITIKAEALRQAQLALLRGEVSIDNGRIGDLPLPPALVNTQGDLSHPFFWSGFTLVGSPW, encoded by the coding sequence ATGTTCAGAGTTTTAGATGATCCAAATATTTTGGGTGAAAGTAATATTACTTTTGAGCAATTCCTAGATGGTAACCATAACCTCATTTTAGAAGCAACCACAATTGACCTGAGCAAAGCTGTCGGCAATACTGATCCTCTCAATCAACTCACAGTCAACGGAACTTTAATAAATACTACTATCAACCCTACCCAAATCACTACCCACGAAACGATTCAAGCGGGTGATATTAACTCTCAAGAAACGATTCATCTTCGCAGTCTTAACGCAGACATCCAAACAGGCAACCTCACAACACCCCAAGAGGTTGTTTTAGAGGGTCAACATATCCAAACCGGAAACATTGAAACCGATACCCGCCTCAGCATCACCACCCCGCAAACCCTCACCACGGGCAACATTACCGCCCCCACCATTGACGCAATCCAAACCCAAGGCGACTTAACCACCGGCCACATCACCACTCAAAACGACCTCACCCTCACCAGTAATCAAGGCGATCTGACCACCGGAAATATCACCGCGTCCGGTCAAGACGTGAACCTCACAGCCCCCCAAAATATTGCAACCGGATTTATTGACACCAGCCACCCCACCACCGGCGGCAACGTTCAGATTGATGGCGGTCATAACGTCAGGATTGACGGCACATTCACCGATCGCAACAACACCAACGCCAGCATCTCCACCGCAGGCGCAGACAGCAGCGGCACAATTGAAATTCGCCATGGGGGTGATGGGGTGGTTCCGTTTCGGGTCGGGGATGCCAGCGTCAACGGTTCTAGCGGCGCGATCGCACGCGGAACCCATGATGAAGGCGCGATCGCACCCGGTAACGACTATCTCTACACCCACCGCCAAGACCAAATCGCGATTATCTCCCGACCCGCACCGCCCCCAATCCCCAACACCCAAGCCCCAACCCCTCGCCAACCCCTGAACACCACGACACCCGCCCCCCTTGCGGGTCAAAATCCCCTCGAAAACCTCGCCTATCTGATCGGGAGTATTCTCAATGCCGAAACCGTCATTACTCGCGATCGCAACAACAGCTATAACTTCACCTGGGAAGTTCCCGATGCAAATTCTGAAAACGACAGCACGATCCTCAACGCCAGTGCCGCCGATCCGGGTTTTAGCCTCAGCTCCTTGCCGTCCCTGGGCATTAGTCTCAACCCTGAAATTGGTCTAACCTCTTTTGCTAATAATCTGAATTCCAATGACCTCGTTTCGGACATTGATCAATTTTTAGAAGAACAATATGAAGAGTATTTTGACGATGAAGATAAAGTTCCCGTTACGGCTGCCAGCGTTCGTCAGATGCTCCAAACCATTGAACAACAAACAAACAAGCGTTCCGTTGTGCTTTACGCCCTAAATCGGCCCAACTTTTTGCAACTGTTGCTCATCGTCCCGGATGGGCCACCCATTTCTAGAACAGTGCCCCTCGTCGCATCGAGCACCCTCCAGCGCACCCTCAGCCGTTTTCGAGATACGGTCAACAGCACGACGCAATCAACGTCCTATCTTCAACCTGCTCAACAACTCTATGACTGGTTAATCCGTCCCTATAGAGACACACTCAACAACCTTAATATTGATACGCTGATTTTCAGTATGGATGCGGGGCTACGGAGCATTCCCCTGGCGGCGTTGCATGATGGTGAACAGTTTCTGATTGAACAATACAGCCTCGGCATGATTCCGAGCGTTAGCCTCACCAATAGTCAGTATGAGCCGCTACATGATGCGCAAGTTTTGGCAATGGGAGCCTCGGAATTTAGGAACTTAACGCCATTACCGGCTGTTCCTCTCGAACTGGAAACCATCACTCAGGCTCGCAATTCTGGCGCTCCATTCCTGAATGAGGCGTTTACCCTGGATGCCTTGAGGGTGAATAGTCGCGATCGCAACCGTAGCATTATCCATCTCGCCACCCATGCCCAGTTTCTCCCGATTCAAGCCAACGGGGTCAACAACTCCTACATCCAATTTTGGGATCAAGCGGCGAATTTTCGGGATTTGCGATCGCTCGGTTGGCACAACGAACCCCAAGTGGAATTGTTGGTGTTGAGTGCCTGCGAAACCGCCCTCGGCGACCCCAACGCGGAACTGGGGTTTGCGGGGTTAGCCGTGCAAACCGGGGTGAAATCTGCCCTCGCGAGTCTTTGGAAAGTGTCCGATGTGGGCACATTGGGGTTGATGGCATCCTTTTATGAGCATCTCAACGACCCAGAGATCACGATCAAAGCCGAAGCCCTCCGCCAGGCTCAACTGGCATTGCTGCGCGGTGAAGTGAGCATTGACAATGGCCGGATCGGCGATCTTCCCTTACCCCCAGCATTGGTCAACACCCAAGGCGATCTCAGTCATCCATTTTTCTGGAGTGGCTTTACCTTGGTGGGCAGCCCATGGTGA
- a CDS encoding Mu transposase C-terminal domain-containing protein, with product MNTGNQEAHAVITDFSEEERLKLEVIQSLMEPCDHATYGQKLKDAAQKLGKSKRTVQRLVQQWEEMGLAAVTSKARADKGKHRISQEWQDFIVKTYRLGNKGSKRMSRKQVALRVQARAAELGEKMYPNERTVYRVLQPIIEAQEQKKSVRSAGWRGDRLSVKTRTGNDLVVEYTNQVWQCDHTWVDVLVVDVEGNIIGRPWLTTVIDTYSRCILGIRLGFDAPSSQVVALALRHAMLPKQYPPTFGLQCEWGTYGKPEYFYTDGGKDFRSEHLRQIGIQLGFTCELRDRPSEGGAVERPFGTLNTELFSTLPGYTGSNIQERPEDAEKDARMTLRDLEQLIVRYLVDNYNQRLDKRMGDQTRYQRWESGLLATPALLSERELDICLMKQTNRSIYREGYIRFENLMYKGEYLAGYVGERVVLRYDPRDITTVLVYRREKSQEVFLARAYAQDLETEQLTLEDAKAINKKIREKGKTISNRSILDEVRDRDLFVSKKKTKKERQKEEQTRLFTPVTTPNSKQETEEEEIEPVEKIDELPQVEILDYDELNDDYGW from the coding sequence ATGAATACAGGTAATCAAGAAGCTCATGCAGTTATCACTGACTTCTCTGAGGAGGAGAGGTTAAAACTAGAAGTTATCCAGAGTTTGATGGAACCCTGTGATCACGCTACCTATGGACAAAAGTTAAAAGATGCGGCTCAGAAGCTAGGCAAGTCAAAGCGGACAGTGCAGCGATTAGTTCAGCAGTGGGAGGAGATGGGACTTGCAGCAGTTACTTCAAAGGCGAGGGCTGATAAGGGTAAACATCGTATTTCGCAAGAGTGGCAAGATTTTATTGTTAAGACCTATCGCTTAGGAAACAAGGGCAGTAAGCGGATGTCTCGAAAGCAGGTTGCTTTGAGAGTGCAAGCGAGGGCTGCTGAATTGGGAGAAAAAATGTATCCAAACGAGCGAACGGTTTATCGGGTTCTCCAGCCCATTATCGAAGCACAGGAACAGAAGAAGAGTGTACGTTCGGCTGGGTGGCGGGGAGATCGCTTGTCGGTTAAAACTCGAACTGGTAATGATTTAGTAGTGGAATATACTAATCAGGTGTGGCAATGCGATCATACCTGGGTTGATGTTTTGGTAGTTGATGTCGAGGGAAACATTATTGGTCGTCCTTGGCTGACAACTGTGATTGATACCTATTCACGCTGTATTCTGGGTATCCGGTTAGGGTTTGATGCGCCAAGTTCTCAGGTTGTTGCTTTGGCGTTACGTCATGCGATGCTACCGAAGCAGTATCCGCCTACGTTTGGTTTGCAGTGTGAGTGGGGAACCTACGGGAAGCCCGAATATTTCTACACGGATGGTGGGAAGGACTTTCGATCAGAGCATCTCAGACAAATTGGTATACAGTTAGGCTTTACTTGTGAGTTGCGCGATCGCCCATCTGAAGGTGGTGCCGTTGAGCGTCCTTTCGGGACATTAAATACAGAGCTATTTTCGACACTCCCTGGATATACGGGATCAAATATACAGGAACGTCCAGAGGATGCGGAGAAGGATGCTCGGATGACGTTACGGGACTTGGAACAGTTGATTGTTCGCTATCTTGTGGACAACTATAATCAACGTCTGGATAAGCGAATGGGCGACCAAACTCGCTATCAGCGGTGGGAATCAGGCTTATTAGCAACACCCGCTTTGCTGAGTGAGAGAGAGCTTGATATTTGCTTAATGAAGCAAACTAATCGCTCGATTTACCGTGAGGGCTATATTCGCTTTGAAAATTTGATGTATAAGGGCGAGTATCTGGCGGGTTATGTGGGAGAACGGGTAGTGTTGCGGTATGACCCTAGAGATATTACGACTGTCCTAGTGTATCGGCGGGAGAAGAGTCAAGAGGTATTTCTAGCAAGGGCTTATGCTCAAGACTTAGAAACAGAGCAGTTGACCCTAGAAGATGCAAAGGCGATCAATAAAAAGATTCGAGAGAAAGGTAAGACGATTAGTAATCGTAGCATTCTTGATGAAGTGCGCGATCGCGATCTCTTTGTGTCTAAAAAGAAAACGAAGAAGGAACGGCAGAAGGAAGAACAAACGAGGTTATTTACCCCGGTAACAACTCCTAATTCCAAACAGGAGACAGAAGAGGAAGAGATTGAGCCTGTGGAAAAAATAGATGAGTTACCTCAAGTTGAGATCCTGGATTACGACGAACTAAATGACGATTACGGGTGGTAA
- a CDS encoding TniB family NTP-binding protein, protein MMASAESKAKAEAVAQQLGNFEKTEEDLAKEIQRLRRRNVVQLEQVKQLHNWLEGKRRSRQCCRVVGESRTGKTIGCNAYRLRHKPIQETGKPPIVPVVYIEPPQDCGSIDLFRAIIEYLKYKVQSREKVRELRSRAMKVLERCQVETLIIDEADRLKPKTFADVRDIFDKRNISVVLVGTDRLDNVIKRDEQVHNRFRACYRFGKLTGTEFEQVVKIWERDILRLPIPSNLHAKNMLKILGQATGGYIGLLDMILRETAVRALEKGLGKINLETLKEVAEEYS, encoded by the coding sequence ATGATGGCAAGTGCAGAATCGAAAGCAAAAGCTGAAGCAGTCGCTCAACAGTTAGGAAATTTCGAGAAGACCGAGGAGGATCTAGCGAAAGAGATTCAACGTTTAAGACGTAGAAATGTTGTGCAGTTAGAGCAAGTCAAGCAGTTGCATAATTGGCTGGAGGGAAAGCGCAGGTCACGCCAATGTTGCCGAGTCGTGGGGGAATCTCGTACTGGCAAAACCATTGGTTGCAATGCTTACCGTTTAAGGCATAAGCCAATTCAGGAAACGGGTAAACCACCCATTGTTCCTGTAGTGTACATCGAACCGCCCCAGGATTGTGGTTCAATTGATTTATTTCGGGCAATTATTGAGTATCTAAAGTACAAGGTTCAGAGTCGAGAAAAAGTTCGAGAGCTTCGTAGTCGTGCAATGAAAGTATTAGAACGGTGTCAGGTGGAGACACTAATTATTGATGAAGCCGATCGTTTGAAGCCCAAGACTTTTGCAGATGTTCGAGATATTTTTGATAAGCGGAATATCTCAGTGGTATTGGTGGGAACAGATCGCTTAGATAATGTCATTAAGCGAGATGAGCAAGTTCATAATCGCTTTCGAGCTTGCTATCGCTTTGGGAAGTTGACAGGGACGGAATTTGAGCAAGTGGTGAAGATTTGGGAGCGAGATATCTTACGCTTACCTATTCCCTCGAATTTACATGCGAAGAACATGTTGAAGATTCTTGGACAGGCAACAGGAGGTTATATCGGCTTGTTGGATATGATTTTGCGGGAGACAGCGGTTCGAGCGTTGGAGAAGGGATTAGGGAAGATTAACTTGGAAACGTTGAAGGAAGTCGCAGAAGAGTACAGCTAA
- a CDS encoding TniQ family protein, with translation MNDWEIQPWLFVVEPYEGESLSHFLGRFRRENDLTPAGLGREAEIGAVVSRWEKFRLIPFPSQRELEKLAQVVQVDAARLRVMLPPDGVGMKMTPIRLCGACYREVRCHRMEWQYKTSDRCDKHPLRLLSECPNCGARFPIPSLWQDGWCTRCFTTFGEMAESQKPL, from the coding sequence ATGAATGATTGGGAAATTCAGCCTTGGTTGTTTGTGGTTGAACCTTATGAGGGGGAAAGCCTGAGTCATTTTCTGGGGCGGTTTCGTCGAGAGAATGACCTTACTCCTGCGGGGTTGGGACGGGAGGCGGAAATAGGGGCGGTTGTATCTCGGTGGGAGAAGTTTCGCCTAATTCCGTTTCCGTCGCAACGGGAGTTGGAGAAGTTAGCGCAGGTAGTACAGGTGGATGCTGCACGATTACGGGTGATGTTGCCGCCCGATGGGGTGGGAATGAAAATGACTCCGATTCGCCTCTGTGGAGCTTGTTATAGAGAAGTTCGTTGTCATCGGATGGAATGGCAGTATAAGACGAGCGATCGCTGTGACAAGCATCCGTTGCGGTTGTTGTCGGAATGCCCTAACTGTGGGGCACGGTTTCCCATTCCATCGCTATGGCAGGATGGTTGGTGTACTCGGTGTTTTACAACATTTGGAGAGATGGCAGAGAGTCAGAAACCGCTCTAA
- a CDS encoding M48 family metallopeptidase, giving the protein MNVRCVRDIEYQLLSGSSRRTTDIVIERDGRVTVRPPAEYTPEQVDAIVESKRMWIYRNLAEWKDLNASTIVREWVNGETFLYLGRTYRLSLVSSQNHPLKLKNGRFFLDRSAIEKDGTQAAKQAFANYFTEKGQQRFRDRVSYFAPKVGVHATGIKVKDLGYRWASCGTNGWLNFHWKCMMAPPKIIDYIVVHELCHFHYRNHSNAFWNEVDKVLPDYRERKDWLRKNGASLTV; this is encoded by the coding sequence ATGAATGTTCGCTGTGTCAGAGATATCGAATACCAATTACTATCTGGCAGCTCGCGTAGAACTACCGATATTGTGATTGAGCGCGATGGCAGAGTTACTGTACGTCCACCCGCCGAATACACTCCAGAACAAGTCGATGCAATTGTCGAATCCAAGCGCATGTGGATTTACCGCAACCTGGCTGAGTGGAAAGACCTTAACGCCAGTACTATAGTTCGTGAATGGGTCAACGGTGAAACCTTCTTGTATCTGGGCCGCACCTATCGCTTGTCTCTCGTCTCCAGTCAGAACCATCCCCTGAAGTTGAAAAACGGTCGCTTTTTTTTAGATCGATCGGCGATCGAGAAGGACGGGACTCAAGCCGCTAAACAAGCCTTTGCCAATTATTTCACTGAGAAGGGACAACAACGGTTTCGTGATCGAGTTAGCTACTTTGCCCCAAAAGTTGGTGTCCACGCTACAGGAATCAAAGTCAAAGACCTGGGCTATCGCTGGGCTAGCTGTGGCACTAATGGCTGGCTCAATTTCCACTGGAAGTGCATGATGGCACCACCCAAAATCATTGACTACATCGTCGTCCACGAACTCTGCCACTTCCACTACCGTAACCATAGCAATGCCTTCTGGAACGAAGTCGATAAAGTGCTGCCAGACTACCGTGAGAGAAAAGATTGGCTCAGAAAAAATGGTGCCAGTTTGACAGTGTAG
- a CDS encoding type I restriction endonuclease subunit R: MSEYTEVEQPFLQQIQTLGWQVIDQGSQIPSDPTQSLRTNFRQWLLPNVFTQAVAALNTTADGTPWLTTKQLQDLQDDILRQPNRTLLEANEAIQKLLFKAQVDVNEQTGEEDPVVKLIDFANPERNQFHAINQFRIDTPGCVKQFIIPDLVLFVNGIPLVVVECKKGSTTCANPMAEAFEQLQRYMNQREETTRHGLREGEPRLFHTNLFVMRSTGIEADYGTITSGLEHFYPWKTQWPKPESAAEGLNQQQQLINGMLNKTNLLSILRTSSVFMDTDSGPRIKVVCRYQQFRAAHKIIDRLRQGQNATERSGVVWHTQGSGKSLTMVFVARMLRTTPDLSDYKIVLINDRVDLEDQLSKTATLIGGRVHTIDSTQSLRDRLSTDTSDINMVMVHKFQQRDPAMPLKVAEALGTYRAIPSDQTFGVVNNSDRIVLMIDEAHRTQSSDLGENVFEAFPHAARIAFTGTPLITDRHGEKKTQNRFGDYIDTYRLMDAVADGTTLQILYEGRTSDDALQDKHGFETRFANLFRDRTDEELLAIKKKYGATGDLLEAEQRISAIAKDLVKHYLEHIFPNGFKAQVVCHSKLAAVRYQKAIHQALADTIAQLETHDPERIRRLRFLKAAVVISGSGTNEPAYVSEARKQARAWNAVDNFCRPFDFDDPDKPHTGIAFLVVCDMLLTGFDAPIEQVMYLDKKIKEHTLLQAIARTNRVKQGKQRGYIVDYIGLTENLTEALTLYAATHEQQELAQGLKSIASEMPMLEERYQRLLQLFTRHKVAKIRDYAEGNLETVEADAAVVHEAVKLLKDEKIRADFEVYLKKFLASLDIILPNPLGQSYRVPAKRLGYILRVTKERYKDTSLDLGDAGKKVRDLINEHLISLGINPKVPPVELLSADFMEQLNQHSGDNDEAKASEMEHAIRKHCTVHHDEDPAFYKSLSEKVEHLIEEYQDRWDQLAIELEKIRAEAIAGRQRGEEGMSKEATTFYEHIANQAFPDSDVPPDAKPKMKVLMEAVVETLQASISSIDFWNNSDKQKRTRSEIKTALTLTGIAELKANRERIAIEIMKLAKNRHTELLKGKTNQS; the protein is encoded by the coding sequence AGCTCCAAGACCTGCAAGACGACATCCTGCGGCAGCCCAACCGCACCCTCCTCGAAGCCAACGAAGCCATTCAAAAACTGCTGTTCAAAGCCCAGGTGGATGTCAACGAGCAAACCGGGGAAGAAGATCCGGTAGTCAAGCTCATTGACTTTGCCAATCCTGAACGCAACCAGTTTCACGCCATCAACCAGTTCCGCATTGATACGCCCGGTTGCGTCAAGCAGTTCATCATTCCCGACCTTGTGCTGTTCGTGAACGGCATCCCTTTGGTGGTGGTCGAATGTAAGAAAGGCAGTACCACCTGCGCCAACCCCATGGCTGAAGCCTTTGAGCAGCTCCAGCGCTACATGAACCAGCGGGAAGAGACGACCCGCCATGGTTTACGGGAAGGAGAGCCGCGCCTGTTTCACACTAACCTGTTTGTCATGCGCAGCACGGGCATCGAGGCCGACTACGGCACCATTACCTCCGGTCTAGAGCATTTCTATCCCTGGAAAACTCAGTGGCCCAAACCGGAGAGCGCCGCCGAGGGACTGAATCAACAACAACAGCTCATCAACGGTATGCTCAACAAAACTAACCTGTTGAGCATCCTGCGCACCTCTAGCGTCTTTATGGACACCGACAGTGGCCCGCGCATTAAGGTGGTATGCCGTTACCAGCAATTTCGCGCCGCCCACAAAATTATCGATCGCCTGCGCCAAGGCCAAAACGCTACAGAGAGAAGTGGTGTCGTTTGGCACACCCAGGGATCAGGCAAAAGCTTAACCATGGTGTTTGTGGCACGAATGCTACGGACGACCCCAGATCTGAGCGACTACAAAATTGTGTTAATTAACGATCGCGTCGATCTTGAAGATCAGCTTTCTAAAACCGCCACGCTCATTGGGGGACGAGTTCACACTATCGACAGTACCCAATCCCTGCGCGATCGCCTGTCTACCGACACCTCCGACATCAACATGGTGATGGTGCATAAGTTTCAGCAGCGCGACCCAGCCATGCCGCTGAAAGTGGCCGAAGCCCTGGGCACCTATCGCGCCATTCCCAGCGACCAGACCTTTGGGGTGGTCAATAACTCCGACCGCATTGTGCTGATGATTGACGAGGCCCACCGCACCCAAAGCTCCGACCTGGGTGAAAACGTCTTTGAAGCCTTCCCCCATGCCGCCCGCATCGCCTTTACCGGCACTCCCCTCATTACCGATCGCCACGGCGAAAAGAAAACCCAGAACCGTTTTGGCGACTATATCGATACCTACCGTCTCATGGATGCCGTGGCCGACGGCACCACCCTGCAAATTTTGTATGAGGGCCGCACCTCCGACGATGCCCTTCAGGATAAACATGGCTTTGAAACCCGCTTTGCAAACCTCTTTCGCGATCGCACCGATGAAGAACTGCTCGCCATCAAAAAGAAGTATGGGGCGACCGGCGACCTACTAGAAGCTGAGCAACGGATTAGCGCGATCGCCAAGGACTTGGTGAAACATTATCTAGAGCACATTTTTCCCAACGGCTTCAAGGCTCAAGTCGTCTGCCATTCCAAGCTTGCCGCCGTGCGCTATCAAAAAGCTATCCATCAAGCTTTAGCGGACACCATCGCCCAGTTAGAGACCCATGATCCCGAACGTATCCGCAGATTGCGCTTCCTCAAGGCAGCGGTGGTGATCTCTGGTAGCGGCACCAACGAACCCGCTTATGTCTCAGAAGCCCGCAAGCAGGCCCGCGCCTGGAACGCCGTTGATAACTTTTGCCGCCCCTTCGACTTCGACGATCCTGATAAGCCCCACACTGGCATTGCCTTTTTGGTGGTGTGTGACATGCTGCTTACCGGCTTTGATGCCCCCATTGAGCAGGTTATGTATCTCGACAAGAAAATCAAAGAGCATACACTGCTGCAAGCGATCGCTCGCACCAACCGGGTCAAGCAAGGGAAACAGCGAGGCTATATTGTCGATTACATCGGCCTAACCGAAAATCTCACCGAGGCTTTGACCCTATACGCCGCCACCCATGAACAGCAAGAACTCGCCCAGGGCTTAAAGAGCATCGCCTCAGAGATGCCAATGTTAGAAGAGCGTTATCAACGTCTGCTGCAACTGTTCACAAGACACAAAGTTGCAAAAATACGCGATTATGCTGAAGGAAACCTAGAGACGGTCGAAGCTGATGCTGCCGTAGTCCACGAAGCCGTTAAGCTGCTCAAAGACGAGAAAATTCGGGCAGACTTTGAGGTCTATCTGAAAAAATTCCTGGCCAGCCTGGATATTATTTTGCCTAACCCCCTTGGCCAGAGTTATCGTGTCCCTGCCAAGCGTCTAGGCTATATCCTTCGAGTTACCAAAGAGCGTTACAAAGACACCAGCCTCGACTTAGGTGATGCTGGGAAAAAAGTCCGAGATTTAATCAACGAGCATTTGATTAGCCTGGGTATTAATCCCAAAGTCCCCCCAGTTGAGCTGCTCTCCGCCGATTTCATGGAGCAACTCAACCAGCATTCAGGGGATAACGACGAAGCGAAAGCTAGCGAAATGGAGCACGCCATCCGCAAACACTGCACAGTCCACCACGACGAAGACCCCGCCTTCTACAAAAGTTTGTCCGAGAAAGTCGAGCACCTGATCGAGGAATATCAAGACCGCTGGGATCAGCTCGCTATCGAACTAGAAAAAATCCGGGCTGAGGCGATCGCGGGTCGTCAGCGGGGTGAAGAGGGCATGAGCAAGGAAGCAACAACGTTCTACGAACACATTGCCAACCAGGCTTTCCCAGATAGTGATGTGCCGCCAGATGCCAAACCTAAAATGAAGGTGCTAATGGAAGCAGTTGTCGAAACCTTACAGGCTAGTATTAGCAGTATCGATTTCTGGAATAATAGCGACAAACAAAAGCGCACTCGCAGTGAAATCAAGACCGCGCTGACCCTGACGGGTATTGCCGAGTTGAAAGCCAACCGTGAACGAATCGCGATCGAAATCATGAAACTCGCCAAAAACCGCCACACCGAATTATTGAAAGGCAAGACTAATCAGTCATGA